In Deinococcus sedimenti, a single genomic region encodes these proteins:
- the zwf gene encoding glucose-6-phosphate dehydrogenase, whose protein sequence is MTRSTKKNSPEKDTTKTPVPKKPVAKKPAAKKAASAAPAKSTRARGVKASEVQENVDRKVAAQAVGVADAAPKAKKAAPKKNAPKSSAGAPGEDGTNPFRALMRRNRAPEPATLVIFGATGDLSRRKLLPAVFGLWQDGLLGSAFNIVGVGRQEMTDEQFKDYAVQALKDSKETDAIQPGSLEKFRELLYYEFGDFAGDEVYAKLGRELDRAEEAHGGRKNALFYLSTPPSLFEPISNGLGRLGLSDESEGWRRLVIEKPFGRDLASARALNDAIHHVWNESQVYRIDHYLGKETVQNLMAIRFGNAIFEPLWNRGYVDHVQITAAEDLGLEGRAGYYEEAGVVRDMLQNHLMQLFALTAMEPPAAFDADAIRDEKVKVLRAVKEIPSGRVQEVAVRGQYGAGTLYGEKVPGYRDEPGVREGSVTPTYVALKLEVDNWRWQGVPFFLRTGKRLPKKVTEIAVVFKRPPLGIFPGGLERNVLAFRIQPDEGVSLKFSSKTPGQEMVLREVVMDFRYDAFGAQLESPYSRLLLDAMVGDATLFPREDEVDLAWQIVSGILSEWDADPARKPRKGEGPDFPNYTSGTWGPDAADDLMGEDRRWRRL, encoded by the coding sequence ATGACCCGCAGCACGAAGAAGAACAGCCCCGAAAAAGACACGACGAAGACTCCGGTCCCCAAGAAACCTGTTGCCAAGAAACCCGCCGCGAAGAAGGCCGCCAGCGCCGCCCCCGCGAAGTCCACCCGCGCCAGAGGCGTGAAGGCCAGTGAGGTGCAGGAGAACGTGGACCGCAAGGTCGCCGCGCAGGCGGTCGGCGTGGCCGACGCCGCCCCGAAGGCGAAGAAAGCGGCCCCGAAGAAGAACGCCCCCAAAAGCAGTGCGGGCGCTCCCGGCGAGGACGGCACGAACCCCTTCCGCGCGCTGATGCGCCGCAACCGCGCGCCGGAACCCGCGACGCTGGTCATCTTCGGCGCGACCGGCGACCTGTCCCGCCGCAAGCTGCTGCCCGCCGTGTTCGGCCTGTGGCAGGACGGCCTGCTCGGCAGTGCGTTCAACATCGTCGGGGTGGGCCGTCAGGAGATGACGGACGAGCAGTTCAAGGACTACGCCGTCCAGGCGCTGAAGGACAGCAAGGAAACCGACGCGATCCAGCCCGGCAGCCTGGAGAAGTTCCGGGAACTGCTGTACTACGAGTTCGGGGATTTCGCCGGGGACGAGGTGTACGCCAAGCTGGGCCGTGAACTCGACCGCGCCGAGGAGGCGCACGGTGGACGTAAGAACGCCCTGTTCTACCTCTCGACGCCGCCGAGCCTGTTCGAGCCGATCAGCAACGGCCTGGGCCGCCTGGGCCTGTCCGACGAGTCCGAGGGCTGGCGCCGCCTGGTGATCGAGAAACCATTCGGGCGGGACCTCGCGTCCGCGCGGGCGCTGAACGACGCGATTCATCACGTGTGGAACGAGTCGCAGGTGTACCGCATCGACCACTACCTGGGCAAGGAGACGGTGCAGAACCTCATGGCGATCCGCTTTGGGAACGCCATCTTCGAGCCGCTGTGGAACCGTGGGTACGTGGATCACGTGCAGATCACGGCCGCCGAGGACCTGGGCTTGGAGGGCCGCGCCGGGTACTACGAGGAGGCGGGCGTGGTGCGCGACATGCTGCAGAACCACCTGATGCAGCTGTTCGCCCTGACCGCCATGGAGCCCCCGGCGGCCTTCGACGCGGACGCCATCCGCGACGAGAAGGTGAAGGTGCTGCGCGCCGTGAAGGAGATCCCCAGCGGGCGCGTGCAGGAGGTCGCGGTGCGCGGCCAGTACGGCGCGGGCACCCTGTACGGCGAGAAGGTCCCCGGTTACCGCGACGAGCCCGGCGTGCGCGAGGGCAGCGTGACCCCCACGTACGTGGCGCTGAAGCTGGAGGTGGACAACTGGCGCTGGCAGGGCGTGCCGTTCTTCCTGCGGACCGGCAAACGACTGCCGAAGAAGGTCACGGAGATCGCCGTGGTGTTCAAGCGCCCCCCGCTGGGCATCTTCCCCGGCGGCCTGGAACGCAACGTGCTGGCGTTCCGCATCCAGCCGGACGAGGGCGTCAGCCTGAAGTTCAGCAGCAAAACGCCGGGGCAGGAGATGGTCCTGCGCGAGGTCGTCATGGACTTCCGCTACGACGCGTTCGGCGCGCAGCTCGAAAGCCCGTACTCGCGCCTGCTTCTCGACGCGATGGTGGGCGACGCGACGCTGTTCCCCCGCGAGGACGAGGTGGACCTCGCGTGGCAGATCGTCAGCGGGATCCTCAGCGAGTGGGACGCCGACCCGGCCCGCAAACCGCGCAAGGGTGAGGGGCCGGACTTCCCGAACTACACGTCCGGCACCTGGGGTCCCGACGCGGCCGACGACCTGATGGGCGAGGACCGCCGCTGGCGGCGCCTGTGA
- a CDS encoding glucose-6-phosphate dehydrogenase assembly protein OpcA — protein MTYATDLKPLGPVDTTVRKAQATLDELWAQTNVETRAYTGNMIALTVKKHLGRVQEALAGLEGRYAGRQIIGVMDGTDDLTVHAALVPQTGGLYVERLTLEASPEQLQGAILPLIRPATVNHVWWGADSRPEGTLLAELTEIADQVIVDSLTLDVPPSRHYALADLGWSRSASWREALAQLFDSPDAARQLPRVTHLTVRHAGKKDLPARLFAGFIASTLGWSDLRDVEFKMGRCGRENGDLCGVELRGEGVTFSLKAEGGDIALAACHWDGTQRVSEVPVPSMTLAQGLARVMARPERGEVFERAWTLAKQTL, from the coding sequence GTGACATACGCGACGGACCTGAAACCGCTGGGGCCGGTGGACACCACCGTCCGCAAGGCCCAGGCGACCCTGGACGAACTGTGGGCGCAGACGAACGTGGAAACCCGCGCCTACACCGGCAACATGATCGCCCTGACGGTGAAGAAGCACCTGGGCCGCGTGCAGGAGGCCCTCGCGGGCCTGGAGGGCCGCTACGCGGGACGGCAGATCATCGGCGTGATGGACGGCACCGACGACCTGACCGTGCACGCCGCACTGGTCCCGCAGACCGGCGGGCTGTACGTGGAACGCCTGACGCTGGAAGCCAGCCCCGAGCAGCTCCAGGGCGCGATCCTGCCGCTGATCCGCCCGGCGACCGTGAACCACGTCTGGTGGGGCGCGGACAGCCGACCCGAGGGCACACTGCTGGCGGAACTGACCGAGATCGCCGATCAGGTGATCGTGGACAGCCTGACGCTGGACGTGCCCCCGTCGCGGCACTACGCGCTGGCGGACCTGGGCTGGAGCCGCTCGGCGAGCTGGCGTGAGGCGCTGGCGCAGCTGTTCGACTCGCCGGACGCGGCCCGTCAGCTGCCCCGCGTGACGCACCTGACCGTCCGGCACGCCGGGAAGAAGGACCTCCCGGCGCGGCTGTTCGCGGGCTTCATCGCGAGCACGCTGGGCTGGAGCGACCTGCGCGACGTGGAGTTCAAGATGGGCCGCTGCGGGCGCGAGAACGGCGACCTGTGCGGCGTCGAACTGCGCGGCGAGGGCGTGACCTTCAGCCTGAAGGCCGAGGGCGGCGACATCGCCCTGGCCGCCTGCCACTGGGACGGCACGCAGCGCGTCAGCGAGGTCCCGGTGCCCAGCATGACGCTGGCGCAGGGACTGGCGCGCGTCATGGCCCGCCCCGAACGCGGCGAGGTCTTCGAACGCGCCTGGACACTGGCGAAACAGACACTGTAA
- the queG gene encoding tRNA epoxyqueuosine(34) reductase QueG: MSASPHDRLHDLALSLGADAVGWAPARVPRAAVDEYAGWLAAGRHAGMGYLERQLPVRADPAQRLEGVQSVLVLGVSHAFAPPPVPEGGVRVGRVARYAWTPDYHDQLQPVLSCLEAEAARLGVRARGYVDHGPIMERLFASGAFLGWRGKSGMMVSTQLGAFVTLAVLLTDLPHPGGAEAHPDRCGRCMRCVTACPTDAIGPDRAIDARRCVSYLTIEHRGPVPHELRAGMGEWLFGCDVCSEVCPWTLKAGPLAQLLTPNPELAHPDLSRFFGVSEREFERQWAGTAFLRPRRKGMARNALTVLGNTRAPQGWPLLLAGAQDPAWEVREAAAWALAQWGELEQVRPLLDDPHEMVRASVLGLLDGAQG; encoded by the coding sequence ATGAGCGCCTCGCCCCATGACCGGCTGCACGACCTCGCCCTGAGCCTGGGGGCGGACGCGGTGGGGTGGGCTCCGGCGCGGGTGCCGCGCGCGGCGGTGGACGAGTACGCGGGGTGGCTCGCGGCGGGACGGCACGCGGGCATGGGTTACCTGGAGCGGCAACTGCCGGTGCGGGCCGATCCCGCGCAGCGCCTGGAGGGCGTGCAGAGCGTGCTGGTGCTGGGCGTGTCGCACGCGTTCGCGCCGCCACCCGTGCCGGAGGGGGGCGTGCGGGTGGGCCGCGTGGCGCGCTACGCGTGGACGCCGGACTACCACGATCAATTACAGCCGGTCCTGTCGTGCCTGGAGGCGGAGGCGGCGCGGCTGGGCGTGCGGGCGCGCGGGTACGTGGATCACGGCCCCATCATGGAGCGGCTGTTCGCGTCCGGCGCGTTCCTGGGCTGGCGGGGGAAGTCCGGGATGATGGTCAGCACGCAGCTGGGCGCGTTCGTGACGCTGGCGGTCCTGCTGACCGACCTCCCGCACCCCGGCGGGGCGGAGGCGCACCCGGACCGCTGCGGGCGCTGCATGCGCTGCGTGACGGCCTGCCCGACGGACGCCATCGGTCCGGACCGGGCGATCGACGCGCGGCGCTGCGTGTCGTACCTGACCATCGAGCACCGCGGGCCGGTACCCCACGAGTTACGCGCCGGGATGGGCGAGTGGCTGTTCGGCTGTGACGTGTGCAGCGAGGTCTGCCCCTGGACCCTGAAGGCAGGACCGCTGGCGCAGCTGCTGACACCCAACCCGGAATTGGCCCATCCGGACCTGTCCCGTTTCTTCGGGGTCAGCGAGCGGGAGTTCGAGCGGCAGTGGGCGGGCACGGCGTTCCTGCGCCCCCGGCGCAAGGGCATGGCCCGCAACGCCCTGACGGTCCTGGGGAACACCCGCGCGCCGCAGGGCTGGCCGCTGCTCCTCGCGGGCGCGCAGGACCCCGCCTGGGAGGTGCGGGAGGCGGCCGCCTGGGCACTGGCGCAGTGGGGCGAACTGGAACAGGTGCGCCCCCTGCTGGACGATCCGCACGAGATGGTGCGGGCCTCTGTACTTGGCTTACTGGACGGCGCGCAGGGCTGA
- a CDS encoding alpha-glucosidase, producing MNNVKKRSVLAARIAGTTLGLGLLATLIPVLNGGIRPAPSPRAVSAHLSGAARDVQAGPLRLRAGAGQWTVEQAGQVVWQGAGGLYAQQVDVTYSEARGMIRTRERVRRSCAAQSVTDATPAAGSITVRGTLACGVTGVPYTLTLRAEGNRLDVTAQVPEGSGLNRVGLSGDLRGARVTGGGEQFTLDLTGQRVPVIVSEQGVGRGEQPLTFLANLTQNGAGGTRWSTYAPTPHLLLRQPDGSGVSVLGLNTEPGALDTRAGRWRLEADATTLRVHLTAGPDARSLVRAVTADTGRMAPLPAWTGQGVILGMQGGTARVRDAYRRAKAAGVPVAALWLQDWVGQRTTSFGKQLWWNWELDRDHYAGWADLRAELRRDGVRVLGYVNPFLTDVSGKGNARRDLYREAAKKGYLLRRVDGTPYDQRNTSFSAALVDLSNPQAAAWLRGVLTDALRDADLDGWMADFGESVPLDAAPARGTPLDLHNRYPGLWQDLNRQVIADLGLTGEALVFHRSGFTTSPGRTVAFWAGDQLVNWGQPDGLASALSGLLSGGLSGLSLNHADAGGYTTITQAPLNIRRSGELLDRWLDFSAFTPLLRTHEGNRPAANAQAYDPAHVRTLARAARLYAALAPYRAALMREAQRDGTPLMRPLWFEFPAEPLEAHPSAYLLGADLLIAPVLNPGVTRQEVHLPAGIRWVHAWTGTPHEGGQSVTVDAPVGQPPVFVREGRADLLSALRAVQ from the coding sequence ATGAACAACGTGAAGAAGAGGAGCGTCCTGGCCGCGCGGATCGCCGGGACTACCCTGGGACTCGGCCTTCTGGCCACCCTGATCCCCGTCCTGAACGGTGGTATCCGTCCCGCACCGTCCCCACGCGCCGTGAGCGCCCACCTGAGCGGCGCGGCGCGGGACGTGCAGGCCGGACCGCTGCGCCTGCGCGCCGGGGCTGGACAGTGGACGGTCGAGCAAGCCGGGCAAGTCGTGTGGCAGGGTGCTGGCGGCCTGTACGCCCAGCAGGTGGACGTCACGTACAGCGAGGCGCGCGGCATGATCCGCACCCGCGAACGCGTGCGCCGCAGCTGCGCCGCGCAGAGCGTCACCGACGCCACCCCTGCCGCCGGCAGCATCACCGTCCGGGGCACACTGGCGTGCGGGGTGACGGGCGTGCCGTACACCCTCACCCTCCGCGCCGAGGGGAACCGCCTGGACGTCACCGCGCAGGTGCCAGAAGGGTCCGGCCTGAACCGCGTCGGCCTCAGCGGCGACCTGCGCGGCGCGCGCGTTACGGGCGGCGGCGAGCAGTTCACGCTGGACCTCACCGGACAGCGCGTCCCGGTCATCGTCAGCGAGCAGGGCGTCGGGCGCGGCGAACAGCCCCTGACGTTCCTGGCGAACCTCACGCAGAACGGTGCGGGCGGCACCCGCTGGAGTACCTACGCGCCCACGCCGCACCTGCTCCTGCGCCAGCCGGACGGGTCGGGCGTCAGCGTGCTGGGCCTGAACACCGAGCCCGGCGCGCTCGACACCCGCGCCGGACGCTGGCGGCTGGAGGCGGACGCCACCACCCTCCGCGTCCACCTGACCGCCGGGCCCGACGCCCGCAGCCTCGTGCGGGCCGTCACGGCGGACACCGGCCGCATGGCCCCCCTGCCCGCCTGGACGGGGCAGGGCGTGATCCTGGGCATGCAGGGCGGCACCGCGCGCGTCCGCGACGCCTACCGCCGCGCGAAGGCCGCCGGGGTGCCCGTCGCGGCCCTGTGGCTGCAGGACTGGGTGGGGCAGCGCACCACCAGCTTCGGCAAGCAACTGTGGTGGAACTGGGAACTGGACCGCGACCACTACGCCGGGTGGGCCGACCTGCGCGCCGAACTGCGCCGCGACGGCGTGCGCGTCCTGGGGTACGTGAACCCCTTCCTGACCGACGTGAGCGGCAAGGGCAACGCCCGCCGCGACCTGTACCGCGAGGCCGCGAAGAAGGGCTACCTGCTGCGCCGCGTGGACGGCACGCCGTACGACCAGCGGAACACGTCGTTCAGCGCGGCGCTCGTGGACCTCAGCAACCCGCAGGCCGCCGCGTGGCTGCGCGGCGTGCTGACCGATGCGCTGCGCGACGCGGACCTGGACGGCTGGATGGCCGACTTCGGCGAGAGCGTCCCCCTGGACGCCGCGCCCGCCCGCGGCACCCCGCTGGACCTGCACAACCGCTACCCCGGCCTGTGGCAGGACCTGAACCGACAGGTCATCGCGGACCTGGGCCTGACCGGCGAGGCGCTGGTGTTCCACCGCAGCGGCTTCACCACCAGTCCCGGCCGGACCGTGGCGTTCTGGGCCGGGGATCAACTCGTGAACTGGGGGCAGCCCGACGGACTGGCCTCCGCCCTGAGCGGCCTGCTGAGCGGCGGCCTGAGCGGCCTGAGCCTCAACCACGCCGACGCCGGTGGGTACACGACGATCACGCAGGCGCCGCTGAACATCCGCCGCAGCGGCGAACTGCTGGACCGCTGGCTGGACTTCAGCGCGTTCACGCCCCTGCTGCGTACCCATGAGGGCAACCGCCCCGCCGCGAACGCCCAGGCGTACGACCCCGCGCACGTCCGCACCCTGGCCCGCGCCGCCCGACTGTACGCCGCGCTGGCCCCCTACCGCGCCGCGCTGATGCGCGAGGCGCAGCGGGACGGCACGCCCCTGATGCGGCCTTTGTGGTTCGAGTTCCCCGCCGAGCCGCTGGAGGCGCACCCCAGCGCGTACCTGCTCGGCGCGGACCTGCTGATCGCCCCGGTCCTGAATCCCGGCGTGACCCGGCAGGAGGTGCACCTGCCCGCCGGGATCCGCTGGGTGCACGCCTGGACCGGCACGCCCCACGAGGGCGGGCAGAGCGTCACCGTGGACGCCCCGGTCGGCCAGCCCCCGGTGTTCGTGCGGGAGGGTCGGGCGGACCTCCTCTCAGCCCTGCGCGCCGTCCAGTAA
- a CDS encoding glutaminyl-peptide cyclotransferase, with product MGGVRPRLLTALTALILLPPGVAQSVATPVLTPTVTARFLHDRAAFTQGLQYLGGGTLLESTGVVGQSGVRRVDLKTGKVLARVATPIAGAFGEGVTALNGVAYHLTWEDGVAVTFDAATLKETGRFRYSGEGWGLTTDGKALIMSNGSPTLVWRDPKTFRVKRSVQVTDAGQPVKNLNELEYVQGSVYANVWLTDRIARIDPQTGKVTAWIDVSGLTREVSAAAAKAGHALTFDDVPNGIAFVPERGTLLLTGKRWPTVFEVKLPGVKAEDPGTTGRARTRR from the coding sequence ATGGGAGGCGTGCGCCCTCGTCTGCTGACTGCCCTGACTGCCCTGATCCTCCTGCCGCCGGGGGTGGCGCAGTCGGTCGCGACACCTGTCCTGACCCCCACCGTCACCGCCCGCTTCCTGCATGACCGCGCGGCGTTCACGCAGGGCCTGCAGTACCTGGGGGGCGGCACGCTGCTGGAAAGCACCGGCGTCGTCGGTCAGTCCGGCGTGCGCCGCGTGGACCTGAAGACCGGGAAGGTCCTCGCGCGGGTCGCGACGCCCATCGCGGGCGCGTTCGGCGAGGGCGTCACGGCCCTGAACGGCGTGGCGTACCACCTCACCTGGGAGGACGGCGTGGCCGTCACCTTCGACGCCGCGACCCTCAAGGAGACCGGGCGATTCCGCTACAGCGGCGAGGGCTGGGGCCTGACCACCGACGGCAAGGCCCTGATCATGAGCAACGGTTCACCGACGCTGGTGTGGCGCGACCCCAAGACGTTCCGGGTCAAACGCAGCGTTCAGGTGACCGACGCCGGGCAGCCCGTGAAGAACCTGAACGAACTGGAGTACGTGCAGGGCAGCGTGTACGCCAACGTGTGGCTGACCGACCGCATCGCGCGGATCGACCCGCAGACCGGGAAGGTCACCGCCTGGATCGACGTCTCCGGCCTGACGCGCGAGGTCAGCGCCGCCGCCGCGAAGGCCGGGCACGCCCTGACCTTCGACGACGTGCCCAACGGCATCGCGTTCGTCCCCGAGCGCGGCACGCTGCTACTGACCGGCAAACGCTGGCCGACGGTGTTCGAGGTGAAACTGCCGGGCGTGAAGGCCGAGGACCCCGGCACGACCGGCCGCGCCCGCACCCGGCGCTGA
- the tmk gene encoding dTMP kinase, with the protein MHPGLFVSFEGPEGAGKSTQLARLGARLDADGIPHRLTREPGGTPLGSRVREVLLDPTLTIDPLPEFLLYSASRAQLVANEIRPALKRGEVVVCDRYAESSLAYQGAGRGLPVNLLREITLAATDGLTPDLTVLLDLDPQVGLERAARRGQPDRLEQADLDFHRRVRAGFLHLAEQTPARFLVLDATRAEDDLAGAIWQAVQARLP; encoded by the coding sequence CTGCATCCGGGGCTGTTCGTCAGCTTCGAGGGACCCGAGGGAGCTGGCAAGAGCACGCAACTGGCCCGGCTGGGCGCAAGGTTGGACGCGGATGGTATTCCGCACCGCCTGACCCGCGAGCCCGGCGGGACGCCCCTGGGCTCGCGGGTGCGCGAGGTGCTGCTCGACCCCACCCTGACCATCGACCCGCTGCCGGAGTTCCTGCTGTACTCCGCGAGCCGCGCGCAGCTGGTCGCCAACGAGATCCGCCCGGCGCTGAAGCGGGGCGAGGTGGTCGTGTGCGACCGCTACGCCGAGTCCAGCCTCGCGTACCAGGGAGCGGGGCGCGGCCTGCCCGTGAACCTCCTGCGGGAGATCACGCTGGCCGCCACGGACGGCCTCACGCCGGACCTGACGGTACTGCTCGACCTGGACCCGCAGGTGGGTCTGGAGCGGGCCGCGCGCCGCGGGCAGCCCGACCGGCTGGAGCAGGCGGACCTGGACTTCCACCGCCGCGTGCGGGCCGGGTTCCTGCACCTGGCGGAGCAGACTCCGGCGCGCTTCCTGGTGCTGGACGCCACCCGCGCGGAGGACGACCTGGCGGGCGCGATCTGGCAGGCGGTGCAGGCGCGACTGCCCTGA
- a CDS encoding Nif3-like dinuclear metal center hexameric protein, whose amino-acid sequence MSYVSLTPTRGEVSRDTLVRWLNEYLNVGAFKDPSLNGLQIEGTGTVRRVAVAVDSSLKTIQHAADSGADLLITHHGLFWGDPLALSGPHRERVRAALMADLNLYVSHIPLDAHPVVGNNAMIAQALTLQNTEPFGEWAGGKIGIAGELPFEQSLQDFADRVQKLTGEICLVHGGGRSPTVRRLGVLSGSGAGSIAEAAAMGLDTLLTGEPEHKHFHDAFEYGVNVIYAGHYETEVFGVRALAARLEDEFGLAWQFLHHPTGL is encoded by the coding sequence ATGTCGTATGTCTCATTGACCCCCACCCGCGGCGAGGTGTCCCGTGACACCCTGGTCCGCTGGCTGAACGAGTACCTGAACGTGGGGGCCTTCAAGGACCCCAGCCTGAACGGCCTGCAGATCGAGGGCACCGGCACGGTGCGGCGCGTGGCGGTCGCGGTGGACAGCAGCCTGAAGACCATCCAGCACGCGGCGGACAGTGGCGCGGACCTGCTGATCACGCATCACGGTCTGTTCTGGGGTGATCCGCTGGCTCTGAGTGGCCCGCACCGTGAGCGGGTCCGCGCGGCGCTGATGGCGGACCTGAACCTGTACGTGTCGCATATTCCGCTGGACGCGCATCCGGTCGTGGGGAACAACGCGATGATCGCGCAGGCGCTGACGCTGCAGAACACCGAACCGTTCGGCGAGTGGGCCGGCGGGAAGATCGGCATTGCAGGGGAGTTGCCGTTCGAGCAGTCCCTGCAGGACTTCGCGGACCGCGTGCAGAAACTGACCGGGGAGATCTGCCTCGTGCACGGGGGCGGGCGCTCCCCGACCGTGCGGCGCCTGGGCGTCCTGAGCGGCAGCGGCGCGGGCAGCATCGCCGAGGCGGCCGCAATGGGCCTGGATACACTGCTGACCGGCGAGCCGGAGCACAAGCACTTCCATGACGCGTTCGAGTACGGCGTGAACGTCATCTACGCCGGGCACTACGAGACCGAGGTGTTCGGCGTGCGCGCCCTGGCCGCCCGCCTGGAGGACGAGTTCGGGCTGGCGTGGCAGTTCCTGCACCACCCCACCGGCCTGTGA
- a CDS encoding TrmB family transcriptional regulator has protein sequence MSAVIHLQALGLTEYEARAYTALLALGRAVPARVARQAGIPRPKIYETLERLEGRGLAAKVGQNPLEYAPLSAREYLARARRAFDDRLGALDRDLSRLAPDPAPEAVYHLYGEAAIRSLCEDLTLNARRSLFMAGEASFADRLERLSPRGVDLYRTPLTNLPAIAAPGQRAFLLARDGEAALVAHFIDEGGVGEAHGVHTHNPVIIHLIEGYVQLAAQQLQPR, from the coding sequence ATGAGCGCCGTGATTCACCTGCAAGCGCTCGGGCTGACCGAGTACGAGGCCCGTGCCTACACCGCCCTGCTGGCCCTGGGCCGCGCCGTTCCGGCCCGCGTGGCCCGGCAGGCCGGCATTCCCCGGCCCAAGATCTACGAGACGCTCGAGCGGCTCGAGGGGCGCGGTCTGGCCGCCAAGGTGGGGCAGAATCCCCTGGAGTACGCCCCGCTGAGCGCCCGCGAGTACCTCGCCCGCGCCCGGCGCGCCTTCGACGACCGCCTGGGCGCCCTGGACCGCGACCTGTCTCGCCTCGCCCCCGACCCGGCCCCGGAGGCGGTGTACCACCTGTACGGCGAGGCGGCCATCCGCAGCCTGTGCGAGGACCTGACCCTGAACGCACGCCGCAGCCTGTTCATGGCCGGTGAGGCCAGCTTCGCGGACCGCTTGGAACGCCTCAGCCCGCGCGGCGTGGACCTGTACCGCACGCCGCTGACGAATCTGCCCGCGATTGCCGCGCCTGGCCAGCGCGCGTTCCTGCTCGCCCGCGACGGCGAGGCGGCCCTGGTCGCGCACTTCATCGACGAGGGCGGCGTCGGCGAGGCGCACGGCGTCCACACGCACAACCCCGTGATCATCCATCTGATCGAGGGGTACGTGCAGCTGGCCGCGCAGCAGCTCCAGCCGCGCTGA
- the mglA gene encoding GTPase MglA yields MSTINFAAREINCKIVYYGPGMSGKTTNLKHVFSKVPGHLRGEMVSLATEDERTLFFDFLPLDLGTVQGFKTRFHLYTVPGQVFYNASRKLILRGVDGIVFVADSAPNRLRANAESMRNLRENLLEHGIDVRDVPIVLQVNKRDLPDALPLDMIRAVVDPKKELMIFEAVSDKGVGVFETLKTVSRLVLERLSQNK; encoded by the coding sequence ATGAGCACCATCAACTTCGCGGCGCGCGAAATCAACTGCAAGATCGTCTACTACGGCCCCGGCATGAGCGGCAAGACCACCAACCTCAAGCACGTCTTTTCCAAGGTGCCCGGTCACCTGCGCGGCGAGATGGTCAGTCTGGCGACCGAGGACGAACGCACCCTGTTCTTCGACTTCCTGCCCCTGGACCTGGGGACCGTGCAGGGCTTCAAGACCCGATTCCACCTGTACACCGTGCCCGGACAGGTGTTCTACAACGCCAGCCGCAAACTGATTCTGCGCGGCGTGGACGGCATCGTGTTCGTCGCCGACAGCGCCCCCAACCGCCTGCGCGCCAACGCCGAGAGCATGCGCAACCTGCGCGAGAACCTGCTGGAGCACGGCATCGACGTGCGCGACGTGCCGATCGTGCTGCAGGTGAACAAGCGCGACCTGCCTGACGCCCTGCCGCTCGATATGATCCGCGCGGTCGTGGACCCCAAGAAGGAACTCATGATCTTCGAAGCGGTGTCCGACAAGGGCGTGGGCGTCTTCGAGACCCTGAAGACCGTCAGTCGGCTGGTCCTCGAACGGCTCTCTCAGAACAAGTAA
- the mglB gene encoding GTPase-activating protein MglB: MIEPSLALYGDAFERVDGLIQELLDTTGVRYGLLVDRKGFVLSHKEALWAPRPPALDSVATLVASNAAATAALANMLGERTFSEQIHQGENGTLYVESVGTDSLLTLIFDASVPLGKVKVYAKKTIGQIASILDELKDIPPVQLGEDFSAGATSLLDDLLG, from the coding sequence ATGATCGAACCTTCACTGGCGCTGTACGGGGACGCCTTCGAACGCGTCGACGGCCTCATTCAGGAACTCCTTGACACCACCGGCGTCCGGTACGGCCTGCTGGTGGACCGCAAGGGCTTCGTTCTCTCTCACAAGGAGGCCCTGTGGGCGCCGCGCCCCCCTGCACTGGACAGCGTCGCGACACTGGTGGCCAGCAACGCCGCCGCCACCGCCGCCCTGGCGAACATGCTGGGCGAACGGACCTTCAGCGAGCAGATCCACCAGGGTGAAAACGGCACGCTGTACGTGGAATCCGTCGGCACCGACTCGCTCCTGACCCTGATCTTCGACGCCAGCGTTCCCCTCGGGAAGGTCAAGGTGTACGCCAAGAAAACCATCGGGCAGATCGCGTCGATCCTCGATGAACTCAAGGACATTCCCCCCGTGCAGCTGGGCGAGGACTTCAGCGCCGGCGCGACCTCGCTGCTCGACGATCTGCTGGGCTGA